One Chloroflexota bacterium DNA segment encodes these proteins:
- a CDS encoding nucleoside hydrolase, producing MGLRLIVDSDLAIDDWLALGYVACHPAIDLLAITVAATGEAHANPAIKRAHGLLRLAGHAAVPVGAGRKRPLRGNNRFPWYLRWAMDVGLLLPVPKVRQAQTLSALDLLLQQLLGSEQPITLLCIGPLTNIGELLQLYPTIAARIERLVIMGGAVHVAGNIDSIIRTNNLTAEWNIYIDPYATRLVLESGLPITLVPLDVTNSVPVGTSFFELIESTPNTAIAAHIKQILERMRKLSPKHGLYFWDPLAAFVAVHPELVQYQPMLLKVVETAGAEQGRLVEAADGTLVDVCIGVDRTSFEQHFWQIVNGVAK from the coding sequence GTGGGATTACGCTTAATTGTTGATAGCGATCTTGCAATTGATGATTGGTTGGCTTTAGGCTATGTGGCATGTCATCCTGCAATTGATTTATTGGCGATTACCGTTGCAGCGACAGGTGAGGCGCATGCTAATCCTGCAATCAAGCGTGCTCATGGCTTGTTGCGCTTGGCTGGGCATGCGGCTGTGCCGGTTGGGGCGGGGCGTAAGCGACCATTACGCGGCAATAACCGCTTTCCTTGGTATTTGCGTTGGGCCATGGATGTGGGCTTGTTGCTGCCCGTGCCTAAAGTGCGACAAGCCCAAACGTTATCAGCACTTGATCTGCTGCTGCAACAATTATTAGGTAGTGAGCAGCCAATCACCCTGCTTTGCATTGGCCCTTTGACCAATATTGGCGAATTATTGCAACTTTACCCCACAATTGCCGCGCGGATCGAGCGGTTGGTGATTATGGGTGGAGCGGTGCATGTGGCTGGCAATATTGATAGCATCATTCGCACGAATAATCTGACGGCTGAATGGAATATCTATATCGACCCGTATGCCACGCGGCTTGTACTGGAATCAGGCCTGCCAATCACCTTGGTTCCGTTGGATGTGACCAATAGCGTGCCTGTCGGAACCAGCTTTTTTGAATTGATTGAGTCAACCCCCAACACAGCGATTGCTGCACATATCAAACAGATCTTGGAGCGGATGCGAAAACTTTCGCCTAAGCATGGATTGTATTTTTGGGACCCACTAGCGGCGTTTGTGGCGGTGCATCCTGAGTTAGTGCAATATCAACCAATGCTCTTAAAGGTTGTTGAAACGGCGGGTGCTGAGCAAGGCCGTTTGGTCGAAGCTGCTGATGGAACCTTAGTTGATGTGTGCATTGGAGTTGATCGAACCTCTTTTGAGCAACATTTTTGGCAGATTGTTAATGGTGTTGCCAAGTAA
- a CDS encoding spermidine/putrescine ABC transporter substrate-binding protein has translation MKLRRFGLVLMVLSLLVACGEASSTAVPTTAPAGTATGSNSGSVDRSKLSKTLRIYAWGEYVPEDVPQLFESEFGVKVTVDTYSSNEEMAAKIRAGNSGYDLIQPSDYMVALLAEGNYLAKIDLANIPNIANIDPANMGLYYDPNNEFSVPYLWGTTGIAYDKTAVSPAPTSWSILFDTAQLSAYKGRVSMLNDEREVIGAAMLFLGKDRNSSDAADLEAAKKVLIEQKPLLAKYNSDNVYQDLASGEVVLAQSWNNYTGLAMIDNENIEWVIPQEGGVIWQDTMAIVAGTPNQYTAEVFIDFMNRPEIAAKVADFTGALTPNVKGEPLIGEELKAVYPKIKPSAEDRKRLDWLRKGQNATAFSDVWSAVKSQ, from the coding sequence ATGAAACTACGTCGCTTTGGGCTGGTGCTCATGGTGTTGAGTTTGTTGGTGGCCTGTGGCGAAGCCAGCTCAACCGCTGTTCCGACAACTGCGCCTGCTGGTACGGCCACTGGCTCGAATTCTGGCTCGGTTGATCGCAGCAAATTGAGCAAAACCTTGCGCATTTATGCGTGGGGCGAGTATGTTCCCGAAGATGTGCCACAACTGTTTGAGAGTGAGTTTGGGGTCAAGGTTACGGTTGATACCTATTCATCGAACGAAGAAATGGCCGCCAAAATTCGCGCTGGCAATTCAGGCTACGATTTGATTCAACCTTCAGATTATATGGTGGCGTTGTTGGCTGAGGGCAACTATTTGGCCAAAATTGATTTGGCTAATATTCCCAACATTGCCAATATCGACCCAGCCAATATGGGTTTGTATTACGACCCAAACAATGAATTTTCAGTGCCATACTTGTGGGGAACCACGGGGATTGCCTACGATAAAACCGCAGTTTCGCCAGCCCCAACCAGTTGGTCAATTTTGTTTGATACTGCTCAATTGAGCGCCTACAAAGGTCGCGTGAGCATGCTCAACGACGAGCGCGAGGTAATTGGCGCGGCCATGCTGTTCTTGGGCAAAGATCGCAACTCCAGTGATGCTGCTGATCTCGAAGCTGCCAAAAAAGTCTTGATTGAGCAAAAACCGTTATTAGCTAAATACAATAGCGATAATGTTTATCAAGATTTGGCTTCGGGTGAAGTCGTTTTGGCCCAATCCTGGAATAATTACACTGGTTTGGCCATGATCGATAATGAAAACATCGAGTGGGTGATTCCGCAAGAGGGCGGCGTGATTTGGCAAGACACTATGGCGATTGTGGCTGGCACGCCCAACCAATATACTGCCGAAGTGTTTATTGATTTTATGAATCGGCCAGAAATTGCCGCCAAAGTTGCCGATTTTACTGGTGCGTTAACTCCCAACGTCAAAGGCGAACCATTGATCGGTGAAGAACTTAAGGCTGTGTATCCCAAGATCAAGCCGAGCGCTGAAGATCGCAAACGGCTCGATTGGTTGCGCAAAGGCCAAAATGCTACGGCCTTCTCCGATGTTTGGTCGGCGGTTAAATCGCAGTAG
- a CDS encoding ABC transporter ATP-binding protein: MNTPTWAVELDHVTKEFRGSVAVRDISLKIADGEFFSLLGPSGCGKTTLLRMIAGFENPSSGDIYIEGVLMGETPANRRDVNTVFQSYALFPHMSVAENVAFGLHMKNINKADIATRVKQALDMVQLGTFGDRRPKQLSGGQQQRVALARALINEPEVLLLDEPLAALDLKLRKEMQLELKSIQQRLGITFIFVTHDQEEALTMSDRIAVMELGKVLQVGQPTEIYERPKTRFVADFIGECNFIDGTVLAVENGAVTLETDGGVRVVGTGMFPVAAGDHAVLAVRPEKVRLVEGQQPQGTNVFAAIVERVAYIGSDTRIIVRLPDGSPFDVWEANTVSTLDPNQYYTAGDPVYVTWATQNSLILER, encoded by the coding sequence ATGAACACACCCACTTGGGCGGTGGAACTCGACCACGTAACTAAAGAATTTCGCGGCAGCGTAGCCGTTCGTGATATTTCGTTAAAGATCGCGGACGGTGAATTTTTTTCGCTGCTTGGCCCCTCTGGCTGTGGTAAAACCACATTACTTCGCATGATCGCTGGCTTTGAAAACCCCAGTAGTGGCGACATTTATATTGAAGGTGTGTTGATGGGCGAAACCCCAGCCAATCGCCGTGATGTCAATACGGTTTTTCAGAGTTATGCGCTATTTCCCCATATGTCGGTGGCCGAAAACGTGGCCTTTGGCTTGCACATGAAAAATATCAACAAGGCCGATATTGCCACGCGGGTGAAGCAAGCCTTGGATATGGTGCAACTTGGCACATTTGGCGATCGTCGCCCGAAGCAACTTTCTGGTGGTCAGCAACAACGGGTTGCCTTAGCTCGCGCCTTGATCAATGAGCCAGAAGTTTTGTTGCTCGACGAACCCTTGGCCGCGCTTGATTTGAAGCTGCGCAAAGAAATGCAATTGGAACTCAAGAGCATTCAGCAGCGCTTGGGCATTACCTTTATCTTTGTCACCCACGATCAAGAAGAAGCCTTGACCATGAGTGACCGGATTGCGGTGATGGAACTGGGCAAGGTGCTGCAAGTCGGCCAGCCTACCGAAATTTATGAACGCCCCAAAACGCGGTTTGTCGCCGATTTTATTGGTGAATGCAATTTTATTGATGGTACGGTGCTGGCGGTTGAAAACGGCGCGGTAACTTTGGAGACTGACGGCGGTGTGCGGGTGGTGGGTACTGGCATGTTTCCGGTTGCTGCTGGCGATCATGCGGTGCTGGCCGTCCGGCCTGAGAAAGTCCGATTGGTTGAAGGCCAACAGCCCCAAGGTACAAATGTATTTGCTGCGATTGTTGAGCGTGTCGCCTATATTGGCTCTGATACGCGGATTATTGTGCGTTTGCCTGATGGTTCGCCGTTTGATGTATGGGAAGCCAACACCGTTTCGACGCTTGATCCAAACCAATATTATACTGCTGGCGACCCAGTGTATGTGACATGGGCCACTCAAAATAGCCTCATTCTCGAACGTTAA
- a CDS encoding ABC transporter permease produces MAKILADKRIETKHGRSRPVAKRHMPWGTWALTLNAIFVYTFLYVPIIVLVLFSFNAAKVGAQWQGFTLQWYNELFADARLGDALWTSLKIAGSSTLIATTIGTLAALALEKRGWWGRKTFDTALYLPVIIPDVVMAVSLLGFFTLAFRQFQALIGLNLAMGLWTVIISHVAFNISFVTVVVGTSLANFDRRLEEAAADLGATPWQTFWRIKFPLIGPGVLGGALLSFTLSLDDFVVTFFTRGPGVNTLTTEVYGRIKKSISPEINAISSLMLLASTTLVVASLWMQRRRQG; encoded by the coding sequence ATGGCGAAAATCCTGGCTGATAAGCGCATCGAAACCAAGCACGGGCGTTCGCGCCCAGTTGCCAAACGGCACATGCCTTGGGGGACATGGGCGCTAACGCTGAATGCGATTTTCGTCTATACCTTCTTGTATGTGCCGATTATTGTGCTGGTGTTGTTTTCGTTCAACGCGGCCAAAGTTGGGGCGCAATGGCAGGGCTTCACGCTGCAATGGTATAACGAGCTATTTGCCGATGCTCGGTTGGGCGATGCCCTCTGGACGAGCCTTAAAATTGCTGGCTCTTCGACCTTGATTGCGACCACAATTGGCACCTTGGCCGCCTTGGCGCTGGAAAAACGTGGTTGGTGGGGGCGCAAAACCTTTGATACTGCGCTGTATCTGCCAGTGATTATTCCTGATGTGGTGATGGCTGTCTCGCTCTTAGGGTTCTTTACCTTGGCCTTTCGCCAATTTCAAGCGCTAATCGGCTTAAATTTGGCCATGGGCCTGTGGACGGTGATTATCTCGCATGTGGCCTTTAATATTTCGTTTGTGACGGTGGTGGTTGGCACCAGTTTGGCTAATTTTGATCGGCGCTTGGAAGAAGCTGCTGCCGATTTGGGCGCAACGCCATGGCAAACTTTTTGGCGCATCAAGTTTCCCTTGATTGGGCCTGGGGTTTTGGGCGGCGCATTGCTCTCGTTTACTCTCTCGCTTGATGATTTTGTGGTGACCTTTTTCACCCGTGGCCCAGGAGTCAACACCTTGACAACCGAGGTCTATGGGCGGATTAAAAAATCGATTTCGCCGGAGATTAATGCAATTTCAAGTTTGATGTTACTTGCTTCAACGACCTTGGTTGTGGCTTCGTTGTGGATGCAACGCCGTCGCCAAGGCTAA
- a CDS encoding glycoside hydrolase family 31 protein — translation MEHSSMFTLDQRDARSCLFKRANQQIRISICSEQLIRVCISNDAPLARRSWAVNRADDAWDALVWSVSENSDSTRIETTKLQVNVAHADGRITFNNLDQQPFFSDVTPASYNADGWVVSKQIYNSEHFYGFGERTGWLEKTGQHFLNWTLDPEPHHSPRIDNMYATMPVFMGLQPNLCYGVFFNTSFRSSIDVGAADAALLSLKTQGPDLDYYVVLGTTPAEITATWRELLGAMPLPAYWALGYHQSRWGYDSSMTMQAIADELRARNIPCDAIHFDIDYMDGYRVFTWHPERFAQPTQLLQNLARDGFNVVTIIDPGVKTDPNYVVFAEGIANDYFIKRADGTLFSGYVWPDDSAFADFTRADVREWWGNLHKSLIDAGVRGIWDDMNEPTVFDRPFSEGGGNGGTIDLNAPQGSADERVTHAEVHNLYGLLMARSTYEGLRQLRPNERPFVLTRSGFAGLSRWATLWTGDNSALWEHLEMMLPQIANLGLSGIPFVGVDIGGFFGNASPELWARWVQVGAFLPFCRGHSCSGTRPAEPWAFGERTEAIARTYLSLRYRLLPYLYSLFYQASTTGAPIIRPLVYEFATDPTTHALHDQVLCGPQLMLAPIVRPGAEYRSVYLPAGEWYDWWTGERIKGSQHILVHAPLERLPLYVRGGAILTLGPVLNYTSEAPLDPLTLDVYPSGTSEWTLYEDDGISFDYEQGQAATTMFSCVETEQAIRLIVAARQGAWQPAPRTIVVNLHSLPPKAVLFDTNAIEWVYAEGATTVSFADDGLAHTLEVQL, via the coding sequence ATGGAACATTCATCAATGTTTACACTTGATCAACGTGATGCCCGTAGCTGTTTGTTTAAACGTGCAAATCAGCAAATTCGCATCAGCATCTGTAGCGAACAGCTTATTCGGGTTTGTATTAGTAATGATGCACCATTAGCACGGCGTTCATGGGCGGTTAATCGCGCTGATGATGCATGGGATGCACTTGTATGGTCGGTTTCAGAAAATTCAGATTCAACCAGGATTGAGACGACAAAGCTACAAGTAAATGTTGCACATGCTGATGGCCGAATTACATTTAACAATCTGGATCAGCAGCCATTTTTTAGTGACGTTACGCCAGCAAGCTACAACGCCGATGGATGGGTTGTTAGTAAGCAAATTTATAATTCTGAGCATTTTTATGGTTTTGGTGAACGCACTGGCTGGCTTGAAAAAACAGGTCAGCATTTTTTAAATTGGACACTCGATCCCGAACCGCACCATAGTCCACGCATTGATAATATGTATGCGACGATGCCAGTTTTTATGGGATTGCAGCCTAATCTTTGCTATGGCGTGTTTTTCAATACATCATTTCGCTCAAGTATTGATGTTGGGGCGGCTGATGCTGCATTGTTGAGCTTAAAAACGCAAGGCCCAGATCTCGATTATTATGTGGTTTTGGGTACAACACCTGCCGAAATTACCGCTACTTGGCGTGAATTATTGGGAGCAATGCCCTTACCGGCCTATTGGGCGCTTGGTTATCATCAAAGTCGCTGGGGCTACGATTCAAGTATGACGATGCAGGCAATTGCTGATGAATTACGTGCTCGTAATATTCCTTGCGATGCGATTCATTTTGATATTGATTATATGGATGGTTATCGGGTTTTTACTTGGCATCCTGAACGTTTTGCCCAGCCAACCCAATTATTGCAAAATTTGGCTCGCGATGGCTTTAATGTGGTAACAATCATCGATCCTGGAGTCAAAACTGACCCAAATTATGTAGTATTTGCCGAAGGAATCGCCAACGATTATTTTATTAAGCGAGCTGATGGGACGTTATTCAGTGGCTATGTTTGGCCTGATGATAGCGCATTTGCTGATTTTACGCGGGCTGATGTGCGTGAATGGTGGGGAAATTTACATAAAAGCTTAATCGATGCTGGAGTACGCGGCATTTGGGATGATATGAATGAACCAACCGTGTTTGACCGACCTTTTAGCGAAGGTGGTGGCAATGGGGGTACGATCGATCTGAATGCTCCGCAAGGATCTGCCGATGAGCGTGTAACTCACGCCGAAGTGCATAATTTGTATGGTTTGTTAATGGCTCGCTCAACCTATGAAGGTTTACGTCAATTGCGCCCGAATGAGCGACCATTTGTATTAACTCGCTCAGGTTTTGCTGGCTTATCACGGTGGGCAACCCTCTGGACTGGCGATAATTCGGCATTGTGGGAACATTTAGAAATGATGTTGCCACAAATTGCCAACTTGGGGCTTTCAGGAATTCCGTTTGTTGGCGTGGATATTGGCGGATTTTTTGGCAATGCTTCGCCGGAATTATGGGCACGTTGGGTTCAAGTTGGGGCATTTTTACCATTTTGCCGTGGGCACTCATGTTCAGGTACACGTCCAGCTGAGCCGTGGGCGTTTGGCGAACGTACCGAAGCGATTGCGCGGACTTACCTTAGTTTGCGCTATCGTTTATTGCCCTATTTGTATAGTTTGTTTTATCAGGCTTCAACCACAGGTGCGCCAATTATTCGGCCATTGGTATATGAATTTGCAACTGATCCGACCACGCACGCCTTACATGATCAGGTTTTGTGTGGCCCGCAATTAATGCTTGCACCGATTGTACGGCCTGGAGCTGAGTATCGCTCGGTTTATTTGCCAGCTGGTGAGTGGTACGATTGGTGGACGGGTGAGCGAATCAAGGGTTCGCAGCATATTTTGGTGCATGCGCCGCTTGAACGTTTGCCGCTGTATGTGCGAGGTGGGGCGATTTTGACCCTCGGCCCAGTGCTCAACTACACTAGTGAAGCCCCGCTTGATCCTTTAACCCTTGATGTTTACCCTAGCGGCACAAGCGAATGGACGCTCTACGAGGACGATGGCATCTCGTTCGATTATGAACAGGGCCAAGCAGCGACCACAATGTTTAGCTGTGTTGAAACTGAGCAAGCAATTAGGTTGATAGTTGCTGCCCGTCAAGGTGCTTGGCAACCTGCCCCGCGCACGATCGTGGTGAATCTGCATTCGTTGCCGCCCAAAGCAGTTTTGTTTGATACGAATGCAATCGAATGGGTCTACGCCGAAGGCGCGACAACCGTGAGTTTTGCTGACGATGGCTTGGCCCACACGCTTGAGGTGCAGTTGTAA
- a CDS encoding ABC transporter permease yields the protein MYNARTEQRRAWLQASPALIWLGFFFLAPLVLILIYSFQGRADDGTVLWNWSLANYQKLFADGAFWRTLWLSTWIALVVTAITLVVSYPLAFFMATRSPKIRGVLVLAVMIPFWTNFLVRIYAWKVLLGNNGVLNRFLGQFDLGPLQIINSPSAVIMALIYGELPYMILPLYAALERFDWVQLEAARDLGAGRFQTFWRVLLPQTLPGITAGSILVFVPTVGTFAVSDILGGTSVNMVGNTLSLQFGSASNWAYGSAISMIFMLLLLGAILLYFKATREVNDGENPG from the coding sequence ATGTATAATGCACGAACTGAGCAACGCCGTGCCTGGTTGCAAGCCTCGCCTGCCCTGATTTGGCTGGGCTTCTTCTTTTTGGCTCCCTTGGTGCTCATTTTAATTTATTCATTTCAAGGCCGCGCCGACGATGGCACGGTGCTCTGGAATTGGTCGCTGGCCAACTATCAAAAGCTGTTTGCTGATGGTGCGTTTTGGCGCACGCTCTGGCTTTCGACTTGGATTGCCCTGGTGGTAACTGCGATCACCTTAGTGGTCAGTTATCCCTTGGCCTTTTTTATGGCAACCCGTAGCCCCAAAATTCGTGGCGTGTTGGTGCTTGCGGTTATGATTCCCTTTTGGACGAACTTTCTGGTGCGGATTTACGCATGGAAAGTGTTGCTTGGCAATAATGGCGTGCTCAATCGCTTTTTAGGCCAATTTGATCTAGGGCCATTGCAAATTATCAATAGCCCCAGTGCGGTGATTATGGCGCTAATCTATGGCGAATTGCCGTATATGATTTTGCCTTTGTATGCGGCGCTCGAACGCTTTGATTGGGTGCAACTTGAGGCTGCCCGCGATTTAGGCGCTGGGCGATTTCAAACATTTTGGCGTGTGCTCTTGCCCCAAACCTTGCCAGGCATTACGGCTGGCTCAATTTTGGTGTTTGTGCCAACCGTTGGCACCTTCGCCGTCTCAGATATTTTGGGCGGCACGAGCGTGAATATGGTTGGTAATACCTTGAGTTTGCAATTTGGTTCGGCCTCGAATTGGGCCTATGGCTCAGCGATTTCGATGATTTTTATGCTGTTACTCTTGGGCGCAATCTTGCTCTATTTCAAAGCCACACGGGAGGTGAATGATGGCGAAAATCCTGGCTGA